From the genome of Ailuropoda melanoleuca isolate Jingjing chromosome 5, ASM200744v2, whole genome shotgun sequence:
CCAACATGTCTGATGAGGTGTCCCCTTTCCCCGCACTATCTTCATCCCAGATTTCTGTGCAGCAGGGCCTAGGCGAAAGGGCGTCCTGAGGCAGGCCACCTGTATAGATGTCCCTTCATGTGGGGTGGACGGGGTGCAGCTCTGGGCCTGGGATGGGGGGTTTCCTTATTGCTTACCAAATGACACTTGTCTTATTCCTTCCCCAAGGAGCCACGGTTGATCTCCACTCAACAGGGGGCAGGGAACGGAAGAAGGGAGGAGGCTCCAGGGTTTGTGGGGGTGCGGTGGTGGAGACCCACGGGGACAGTTGCTGACCAGCAGCACAGGCTGGCCCAGCATGCTTTGGAAAGCCTGAGCAGAGCCTTCCTCATGGTGACCCCGTATCATTTCCTCTCCAAACGAGCATGGTCTGCTCATCTCTCCACTGAGTGGCCTTGCTGGAATGTCAGCCCTCTCTAAATGGCCTCTCGATCCAAGGGAGACGGAGCTCTGAGCACCAGGGCTGTGCCCAGAGCAGCGGCTGGCTTTGGGGTAGAGCGATGTGGGCGTGGATGCGGtgcagggctggaaggagggacTGAGGAGTAGGAAATGCGGAAATGGCCCAAACCAGCTGTGCTCACCCTGGTCCAACATCAGCCCTCAGCAGGCAGACAAACCTGTGACCGTCCTCTGGGGTCATCAGCCAGGCATCTAGCAGGGTGGGACGGGGGCATGCTCACGCCCGCATGATGCTAGACCctcactcctctctccttccctggccAGGTGGTGAGCCAGATCGATAAGCTCACCTCGGACTTCGACTTTGAACTAGAGCCAGACGACTGGACCACGGCCACTGTGAGCAGCACCTCCAGCAGTGACAAGGCGGGCGTGGGCGGCCCCTtcgacctggggcacctggactTCATGACAGCTGACATCCTTTCGGACAGCTGGGAGTTCTGCTCCTTTCTGGACGCATCCACCCCCTCGGACTCCGTGGACTGCCCCGAGTTGACCCGTCCAGGGGCTGGCCCTGACTACCAGCTCATGAATGGTGGCACACCCATCCCCAATGGGCCACGGGTGGAGACCCCGGACTCCTCCAGTGAGGAAGCCTTCGCTGCTGGCCCTGCGAAGGGCCAGCTGCCCCAGCGGACTCCAGGCACGCGCGAGAGAGTGCGGTTCAGCGACAAAGTGCTCTACCACGCTCTGTGCTGTGACGATGAGGAAGGGGACGGcgaggaggaggggacagcagagGAGCGGGGCCTTTCCCCAGAGCCGCCCCGTCCAGAGGCCCATGTGGGTCCCGTCAAGCCCTCCCCGGCTCCCTATAAGCCAAGGCGCTCTCCATTGACCAGCCACCGCTCAGGCCACCCCTTGGCCCCTGAGCAGACCCGAAGGGTCACAAGGAACAGCAGCACCCAGACGGTGTCAGATAAGAGCACTCAGACGTTGCTGCCCTACACGGCTGCCAGACAGAAAGCCAAGGGGAAAAactaggggctggggaggggcctgggggcggTGGGCACATAgagctataaatatatatatatatatatttaagcagATGCagtcataataaaattttaaaatgctaaggATCTAGCCCCAAAGGCCCCAGAGCTTTCCCAGAGCTCATCTTAGACACAGAGACACCTCCTCACCATCTAGGTCCCAGAGGTGTGGCCAGAACCGCCCACCCTTCCTTTTCATCGCTGAGCTCCTGAAAGGGGGTGTCCAAAAGTATGTAAATTAGGTGGGAGAGGCCTGACCTGGGATTCCTTTTGCTGGCCCCTGAGCATAGTGGTGGAGTGCAGCTGCTAGCCTGGACCCTGTCCTGGAGGGGATTTATCAGCAGGTGGCCAGCTCACAAGGAGCGGTGCCCAAGGCCAGGGCTAACCATTGGTCCGACTGCAGGACTGAGGGCCTCGGGGTGGTGTCATCCCATCTGGGCCCAGGATCATTGACATCTACTCCCCGCCATGCTTTCTACTCCAAGGCAGACTTTTGCCTCTCCTTCCCAAAGGCAAACTGACCTGGAGATACACAACCTCACCCCACGCCCCTTTCCATCTCAGGggcccccaggggcccccagacaGAGACGGAGCAAGCAAGCTGCTCCCATGGGGCAGGCCTCCATGCTGGGGAGTTGGGCTTCCCCAGACCCTGGAGACTCAGGCTAGGCTGGGCAGAGTCTTGTTTGGAGAGACTCGACCGCCCCCCATCCTTCCAGCCCCCATCCTCAGCTTTGTCCTCTAGGGATAGAAGACTCAGGACAGGACCTGACTTGGCCAGATGCAGACCCGAGGCCCATGTGAGAAAGCAGGCAGCAGCCCCTGGGGGGCTGAGAACCAGGGCTGAAGGCAGGCTCCCGAACTCCTCCTCCCAGCAGGCAGACCCAGAGAGGGATTCGAGGGCCTTCCGCTGCCCCTGCTTCTTCACACAAGGACCCCGAGCCCACTTTAACAGGTCTCAAATGTCACCAACAGAGACGAGATGGAACCCTACGGGTAACAAGGCTCCATCTGGGGTGTGGCGTCCACAGGGACAGCATCTGGATGTCCTTGAGATAATAATCATAATCACCGCTCACCTGAGCGAGTCTCTATGCCACAACTGTACCGAGTGTTTTAGAGCACGGAAAGCCACAGAGCCTGTGCCACCCTGCCTCCCACGTGTGTGGGTCCCAGGCTGCACCTGGCTTTGCTAtctagcagctgtgtgaccttgagcaagtccttttgcctctctgagcctgtctacctcatctataaaatggggctgataGCCTTCACCTACCTCACCGCTGCTGTGGGGCTTCGACAAGCTAGGAAATGGGAAGGCACTTGGTACGCGCCAAGGCACTGGATGGGCACTGTGGTCAATGTGACCCCAAGCTGGATTCCAGGGTTTCCCAGGGTGAGGAACATTGAGGGCGGTGGGGAAAGAAGCCACTTCCATCAACTGGGAGCTGTCCCTGGGTCACTGCTTTGCTTTGTGCCCCCCATGGCAGCTTGAGACCCAGAGATCGCTGCAGCTCGATCCGCCACCCCTCACTCAGAGCAAGGAGGTGGTGGCCGCGTCATGACAAGGACATCGCTCCTCAGGGGCCTCCCTGCTGCACATTTCAATTAAGGCAGACTTGTACCCCCCCAGGACCCGTTGGGAggggcctctgcccctgcctgagccctagcagtggggagaaggagagatggcACAGGCCGGTCTCAAGCCAGCGATGCTATCAGCATGATAGGGGCTGGGCCGGGGTGTGTGGACTGCAGTGTGGGGATCTCCCCTCAGACCTGGGCTGAGGTCAGAGGTCAAAAGAGCTAGCTACAGTGCAGCCACACCCCCCCCAGTGGAAATCCATGGGTGGGGTCGATCGTGCTTActctgcccagggcctggcctgagAGCCAGGGGTCTGAGCCCCTCTGTCAGCCCCAGGCCACTCTCAGGCAATTCAACGACAGGATGTGGCTCAGAGGATGGATGCCAGGGGCTCCCTGGAGGAAGGGGCCTGCTGGGGCCTGCCCTGTCTGATCACAGTCTAGATCTGAGGGAACACTTCCTCTTCTATCTCCCTGGCTTGTTTTTACACTCCAATGGCAAGATTGTTTCTAGACCTGCAGCCTCTGGTCTTTACAACAGTCAGGGAAAAGAAACCTACAGAATGGTCCCCATGTCACCgaggaagaaacagaggcccagagccaGAGATATCCAAGAGAAGGGCAAGCACTGTCCTCTCCCAGAAACCCCCATGCACCCAGCCACGCACTCTGGCTCTGGGATTCCATGTGGGCATGGCTGACATCTGTCAGCTGTTCCCTGCCTCACCACCTGGCTACTTGCCTCAAATAGGCGAAAGGTGCAAGGGGGACCTGGAAGAGGAAAATGGGCAGAGGTTCTGGAAGGCCAAAGAAGTAATTGACTCCTCTTGAAATTATGCCATGCCCAGGGTGGGCCTCCGGCAGAGTGGCGTGGGATCCCCATGGCTTGCTTATGACTTGAAACGCAGAACGTGGCCACCCAGGGAAAGAACTGTGGCCATGAGAGCTGTTGAGCCGTGGAATGcatggcttcttctttttttttttataaaaattttttattatgttattttagtcaccagacactacatccctggtttctgatgtaaagttcgatgattcattagttgcgtataacacccagtgcaccatgcaatacgtgccctccttactacccatcaccagcctatcccagtcccccacccccctcccctctgaagccctcactttgtttcccagagtccatagtctctcgtggttcggAATGCACGGCTTGAGTCACAAGCCCTCTGACCTTCAGACAGACATGGCCAACCCCGAGACCTTCCTCCAGACTGGCCTGCTCCTCCATGGGCATCCCCTCactgctcttccctccccctcttcaaACCTCTGGCACTTTCTGGCTCTCCTTGCCCAGCATGTCCGTCAGATCTCCCCGTTTCTGGGAAATCTTATTTCACTGACCTCCTACTGTGTGCTCGGGCTTGTGCCAAATGGTGCAGTGacaggggggagggaggcaggcttgTGACAGAGAGGAGTCATAACCATTGAGAACAGCTCACGCTTGCGGAGCGGTGCTCTGCGCCGGCCTGTGTGCTAAGCATATGCCTTATCTCATCCATTCCTCACAGCAAATACGGGCTAAGCAATCTGATGCATGCCTATTTTCCAGGTGAGAGCAATGAAgctgagaagttaaataactttcctaaGGGCACGGGGTGAGTGATGGCACCAGGATTGGACCCCAGAGTCAATGACTTGGCACTCCAACAACTACTGGAGCCAAAATCCGTGGTGGAGCCAGTGTTCTGGTCtctgggggtgaggaagggggctgggggcccGAGAGTCAGGTGGCTTGGGGGTGATGGGGCGGTGTTGGGAGCAGGACAcctctgaatgacagtcttggcTAGTGGTGATGTTGATGCCATGGCCCTTGGTGCAGAGCTTGGCACCAAATGGATTATGAGTTggataaatgtttgctgattgaATGACTGAGCCCCATTTGCAGAGGGGGCATCCACTGTGGATTCATTCAATCAGATTTTGTCGTAGACCTCACGTGTGTCAGGTCTCATGCTGCttaagcacacacatacacacaaccccCCTGTGAGTATCTGGCCTGGTGTGGCTGGGGGCTGGTGAGGTCAAAAGGCAAGGGTGTGGGGCTTCAGTGCTAAGGAGCCAGAGGGGACGTTGGGTGCAGACTGTGGTCCCTGGGAGAGAAGCTAGGAGCAGGAGGCAGCAGAACAGCCTGGGGAGGAGACCACTCTGAATGAGGAGGGCACCGTGGCAGTGTCCCCAGTGCCTGAGAATAAAGAGGCACcgctatctccattttataggcaATGGACAGGTGATCTAGTCTACACAGCGGTCTGATGGGACCAAGGGGCAGAAAGGACAGAAAACTATTCAGAGACCCCAGCACCATTCCatccgcccccctccccgcaccTTGGAGGCAAAGTGAGGCTGTAGTGACGGAAGGGGGAAAGAGTGGGAAGGAAGCTGGGAATGTGAGGCAGGCCCAggcttctgccctccccctcctgaGTCCCCTTCCTCTGTGCCAACCCCTCTATCTCCCGCCGTCCTGCTGTGACTTCCGTAAGAAAACAGACAGTTATTGACGACCtggtatatgccaggcactgggccgCATCACGGAACTAACAGTAAATGACGGGTTTAGTAATGCCCAGCACGTCATAAGTTGCTCCGTAATTATTTACTGAACACATGGATGAAACACAAtcttcactttatagatgaggacgcAAATGAACACACAAGGAATTTGTTCAAATACAGTCAGAAATCGAGGGGCTGGGAACTTGACATTGCTAGTATTGTTTATACTCTGTAAGAGAAACTGTTGATGGAATACATTCTCTTTGGTGTGTTAGACACCATGTGCCGATTATCTCACCTACTCTACAACACCCCTCCAAGTAACTGAGACTGTtaccattttacaggtgagaaaactgagatccagagaggtAGGGTATCCTGTCCCAAATCACCAGCTCCTAAGTGCAGAAACAGGATCTGGATCGAGACTTCATGCCTCCCACATGCTTCAGGGCACCCAGAACCCCTGCAAGTAGAGACTTTACCAGAGCACAGATTTCCCTTGGTACCGCTGATCAGTGCTCACCAGAGCTCAGGCCCTGCCTCCTTCGGCTCAGCCCCTCAGGCCTCTGGGAGCAGTAGGCAGGACTCTGAGAACCCTCCCCCCGGCCCCCGTTCCCTGTGGGTCTGGGGCACTGATGGGATGACCAGCAGAAAATAGCTCCAGGTCCAAAGTGACCTTTCCCCTTCTCATATCTCCAGCAGAGCCTGGAAGACAAGGCCCTCAGCCACATCCATGCCCACCCCTTTCGGATCTGGGCTGAACTGGCATTTCTTAGGGCATTTCTGTGTGGGaaaggcttctgggaggaggagggacttgAAAGGGAATGCATTTTCAGTGGAGTAGAACTTGGGCAGCTGGAAGGGGGGGCCAAGGGCATTTGGGGCCAGCAGAACTTTTCGAAGATGGCTGCGGTGGCCGTTCAGCAGGCAGCAGAGAGAGACCTCACTACAGCAGAGGGTGCCCCCAGTTGGCGCCATTTGGGAAAGATGGGAGCACCAGCAGCAGGGGACTTAAGAGTCTCATCGCCCTCCTCAGAGCCACTGCATCCCCCTGACTGCGGGGGAAGGAATCCAGCTTTCCGGTCTAGTCCGGGGCTGGGAGACTAGAATTAAGAGAGCTCGGGAAAGCATTAGGCAGGAGAGGCTCTCATGACAGGGAGCCCCTTTAACGAATGGCTAAGCACAGGGCATCATTAGCACATTGGGAAGTAAAACAGGTAAGCTAAGGCCCTCGAAGGTCATTGGTATCTTACCAGGTCAAACAGCCTCCTAGAACGCATTCTCACCGAACCTTCCTTTCCCCCATCAGGGCGGGGGTTGGGACGCGGGGGCCACACTGCCCCTTTCCAGGTGAACTAGCAGAGATCCTGATGAGACCTGACTCTGCCCACCTGCCGGCCCTGAAAGCCAGCTACGCGGAGGAGCACGTCTGCTGTCAATACCCACCTCTCCCACTTTACCGGCCCCGCCGAGCCAGCCGAGGAGACCGAGGTGGGTGCCCTCAGGCTAATGCTGTCCGCGTCCAGGCACCATGGCTGACCGGCTGTGACTTCCTGCCAGGAACACTCAAGCTCACACACCAGCCTGAGGCTCTCAGTGCCCTGTGcagcctgctccctctctctcctattCCGGCTGGAACACGCAGAGGGCAGGAGCTTCGCGCTGCAGGCAACCACACAGCGCTGCACGCCCTGCAGGACGTCCTCCCCGCCGCCCGCCATCTTACCAATGCCATAGAACCCCAGGCTCCAGGCACCAGCTCACCTACCATTCGCTCTACCCCACCCATCCTCCACTGTCAAGAAGGCCGCACAGGGCGGGGGTCACTACAGGCCACAGCCTGTAGAGGAAGAGTGGGAAAAGGCCTGGGGACCCTGACTTTTGTGGGGACTCTCCATGGTCAATGGTAGGGCCTTCCTAGGGGAACTTTGTGGGGATGGAGCCAAGCAGGACACTGATTATGGAAAGTGTCCCAAGGGAGGTTGTGAGGCTAAGTCCACtttggagaggtggggaagggaagaaagaagttcACTGGTGACCCCGGAGTGCAGGGGGCAGGACAGAACTCTGGCACCTTCTCTCCCCTTAGCCCCCATGACTGACCACTCCCTCCAGGGGCAGTGTTGAGAGGAGCTGTATCTCAGCCCGGGTGAGAGTAGAGAGTTAAATCCATAAAACTAACAAACAAGAAAGGATGAGTCCCAGGAGTGATGGGCCCAGTGTTTGGCCTGTGTGGGGCAAAGACGGTTGGGTGCCGCCTATGATCCCggaggcatggggtggggggcaacagGAGGGCTCTGGGAAAGGAGGCAGGAACATGAAGCAAGAGGTCAGCCTGGTGAGGAGATGGCTCTAGAACAAGGCCCAGGGGCGCTCAGCCTAAGGCTCCTTTCATGGGCGGCGTGCTGCAGTGTCCCTGGAGCCTGAGAATGAGAGGCCGCACCTCTCAGGATTGGCTTCACCCCAGATCTGGCATAGGCAAGAGGAGGGATCTTTCAGGGTGGGCCCCAGTCATGGAATACAGTCTTGCCCACTCATCATCTGGGTCTCCCTCGGGTTCCTGCCTTCCTCAAAGGAAAGCCCCATTCAGGCCCTTCCCTCTGGCTTCCTCAGAAGAGTTCCTTGGGCtcaggctggaggctgggcccAGATAGGGGAAGCTGCAGGAGGACCTCCTGCCCTGGAGGGGGCGCTCAGAGAACTTCTCTACCCAGAGACAACCCCTCAGGCCCCTCTGATCCACTCACTGCCCAGTGTCCCTGGGCGTTTCTCTTCCTCTCGCGCAGAGGTTGCAAACTGCTGGCCTGAACCGCTGTTTTGCTCCCTACACatagttttgtcttgttttgaagaggattttacataaaaatacagatttcggGTTTCTTGAGGGAAAAAATCCCCTCAATTTTCctataaaaaaattgtttttaaagacctGACAATCCTGGGCTGGTCTCCCACGTGGGACCAGCAGAAGCAGAGCAGCCAGCGCCCCCAAGTGGGGCGGGCCCTCGTCGGTCCCcacactcccccacctcccctggagGTCCTCAGTCATCTGCAGTGACTGCAGGGATGCAAGTCCGAGGCCTCTACTGCTCCCACCTACCCTCAGTTCATCTTTCATCAGGCCACTTCCAGAACATTCCTTCGATCCCCCCCTCTCTGCTGCGCTGGGGTTTATTTTCCCCGCACAGCTGTCTGCTCCCACGGATTGCAAGTGCCTTGAGGGCAGGAATAATTCACGCTGGCTGTAGTTGGCACAAGTCCTCAGTGAACACGCATTGCGTGAATAATGTGGGCCCTCAACAGCCCTCCTTTGCCCACATGGTTCAAATCTCTTTCCAGATCCAGAGTGGGGGCCACGATACCTAAAATCTTTCCAAGAGGAGGGGGCGTCCTGCCAGGTCTTGGGGAGGCGGGAAACAAAGGGACAAGAAGGGtactctgcctgatgctcccacTCTCCGAGGTGGCCGACCTTCGCGCCAAGTGCCAAGGCACTCACCCAGTTTTGttgtgatttgtttgttttctaatccAGAGCATCATTACAGGGCTGAAGGATGATTTCCTACTTCTTCATAAAGGAATCTTCAAACCAGATAGGACTTGTACTTATTCCACCAAGTTCTAGAAGGCGCCTTCTCTGACTTGCAGCCTAGTTCTAGTTCTAGAACTAGATTCTAGTTCTAGAACTAGATTCTAGTTCTAGAAGGCGCCTTCTCCGACTtgcagcctccctcctcctccagccacaGTGCTGCCTGTGCCCCGCCCGTGCGTACCAGGGAAGGCTGTGCTGGGCTGGCCCTGCTTACCTGCTCTCCTCAGAGCTCTCCTCACTAAGTGAGAGCCCACCTGGCTGTGGCTGTGGGAAGGTCGAGGGTCTGAGCCCCCTCCAAGAGGCCCCACAGAGCATACCGAGCTCCGCGTTGTCACTctgtgctcccccacccccctctggtTATCAGGGAGCTCCAGGTTTGTAATGAGAGCTCCCTTCATTATGGAAAAAGCAGCTTAATGTTCTAGAAACtcactttcctctcttcccccgcCTCTTCCTGCCCCTGTTTCTCTTCAATTCATCAGGTGCAAAGCAAGGATTGTCCAGTCATCCTTCACCAGGAAGATGAcacttctctgctttttaaagatgTGAGCTCCGGGCCACAGACACAGCAGTAGAGAATGGCTGTATTGAGTGAACCGTTCTTTCATCAGAGTGCCCCAGTGATCGGGGGCATTCCTGGGATAATTGGACGAGATAAGGACTCGGCTGCTGGACAGGCTCAGTCTACATTCAGAGTTAGGGCTCAGGAAGAGGCCAGAGATAGGACTTGGTCTAGTCTAAAGGTAGGGCTCAGAGCGTGACCAGGGTCGGGGCTTTGTGTGTGACAAGGACACTCCATGTGTGTCCAGGGTCAGGACTCCATGTGTGACCAGAGTCGGGACTCAGTGTATTCTTTCTGACTCAGCTCTCCAATCGCTAGTGTAAGCCATTCTTTACATACAAAATGCAAACCAAATTACCACCTTCCTGCTTTACAAGCTCTtatgaaaggaaggaggaagaagaggaggaggaaacttCAGTGGCTCCTGGTGGCCTTTAGGATTACACAGCAGGACATTGAGTCCCTCCATGGCCTGGTCCCTGCCGGCCTCAgctctccttgcctctcccaccCAGTCAGCTTTCATGGAGGGCAGATGAACGGCTTGTAGTTCCTCCAGTGCCCGATTCCCTCATGCCTCTGTGTTCTTTGGGGCCATTTCCCCTCGTGCACtgaccctgcttctcctctgtcctGTGCGGTGGTTAGAACTTGGGCTCTAAAGTAGAGCGCAGCTGGGTTCAGAGCCCGCCTTGGGCGCATGCTTgctgtgggactttgggcaaaGAGCTGAGCTTCCTCAGATTACAGGGGACAGTTCAACGACACCCGTGCACGGGCCAGGGTGAGGCTTTCAGAGCGCGCCCACAGACAGGTTTTGAGGTATATTACTCATTGTCATCATTCATTATCCCCCACTGGCTGGCATGTTTGATCAACACTCGGCATCCCGTTCCTACCCCCTCCTAGTGGCCTTGCTGGACGTCTGTGGCTGGAAAgctaaaaatgacattttca
Proteins encoded in this window:
- the INSYN1 gene encoding inhibitory synaptic factor 1; translated protein: MNIRGTPDLGQPSDDPSSGGQRERIRQRMKMVIGQLEGILQELKEVAKELREVVSQIDKLTSDFDFELEPDDWTTATVSSTSSSDKAGVGGPFDLGHLDFMTADILSDSWEFCSFLDASTPSDSVDCPELTRPGAGPDYQLMNGGTPIPNGPRVETPDSSSEEAFAAGPAKGQLPQRTPGTRERVRFSDKVLYHALCCDDEEGDGEEEGTAEERGLSPEPPRPEAHVGPVKPSPAPYKPRRSPLTSHRSGHPLAPEQTRRVTRNSSTQTVSDKSTQTLLPYTAARQKAKGKN